In a genomic window of Occallatibacter riparius:
- a CDS encoding alpha-galactosidase, with translation MVKRGRGRRTAGACLLALLLAGTAGLGQQQTSGDEHATASASAGHYELHNRAVAAGFVTKGEHIDELLITDRLHNALIPIPQPFAILMKDGTIYRAENVAIAGQVAQEELAPRPAASRMSDRIHGQQIDVPLETPDHALHLTWSLVLRDGSQYIRQSLTIAAADHAAAISRVQLIDLALAHAQVAGSVEGSPIVADNLFAGFEHPISHSKVTAGRATAWIDRDLPLKAGQSVTYSAVIGVAREGQMRRDFLAYVERERAHPYRTFLHYNSWFDLGFGNDFDAQGAVDRVNAFGRELKEKRGVTLDSYLFDDGWDGHHSLWKFNAGFPDGFTPVKQAAEKYGAEPGVWMSPWGGYGKAKQERIEFGKSQGYEIVAGGYALSGPKYYAAFRDVALDMMRTYGVNQFKFDGTGNVDSVFPGSQFDSDFSAAIHLIDELRAAKPDVFINLTTGTWPSPFWLRYADSTWRGGDDDNATGVGPYRERWITYRDAETYQNIVQGGPLYPLNSLMLHGIIYAKQHPHLNKDLDNRFRNEVRSYFGTGTQLQEMYITPELLTDQNWDDLAEAAKWARDRQEVLKDTHWVGGNPAWLEVYGWAAWTPARATLVLRNPSDKPQSIKLKLADVFELPAGAAQNYTAKSPWKSDAARPAMDLNARAEHEYRLEPFEVLTLDMTAR, from the coding sequence ATGGTCAAACGGGGACGAGGGAGAAGGACGGCGGGTGCGTGCCTGCTCGCTTTGTTGCTTGCGGGAACGGCGGGTTTGGGCCAGCAACAGACTTCTGGCGACGAGCATGCGACCGCCAGTGCAAGCGCGGGACATTATGAGCTGCACAATCGAGCCGTCGCGGCGGGCTTCGTCACCAAAGGCGAGCACATTGACGAGCTGCTGATTACGGACCGGCTGCACAATGCGCTGATCCCGATTCCGCAGCCGTTCGCGATCCTGATGAAGGACGGGACGATCTACCGGGCTGAGAATGTCGCGATCGCCGGCCAGGTGGCGCAGGAGGAACTCGCGCCGCGGCCGGCGGCATCGCGCATGTCCGATCGCATTCATGGGCAGCAGATCGATGTGCCGTTGGAGACGCCGGATCACGCGCTGCACCTGACGTGGTCGCTGGTGCTGCGGGATGGGTCGCAGTACATCCGTCAGTCGCTGACCATCGCGGCGGCGGATCATGCTGCGGCGATAAGCCGGGTGCAGCTCATCGACCTGGCGCTCGCCCATGCCCAGGTGGCGGGGTCGGTGGAGGGATCGCCCATTGTTGCCGACAATCTGTTCGCGGGGTTCGAACACCCCATCTCGCACAGCAAGGTTACGGCGGGGCGGGCGACTGCCTGGATCGACCGGGATCTGCCGCTCAAGGCGGGGCAGTCCGTTACGTACTCGGCAGTGATTGGTGTGGCGCGCGAGGGGCAGATGCGCCGCGACTTCCTCGCTTACGTCGAACGCGAGCGCGCGCATCCCTACCGCACATTTCTGCATTACAACTCGTGGTTCGATCTCGGGTTTGGCAACGACTTTGATGCGCAGGGCGCGGTGGATCGCGTGAATGCCTTTGGGCGCGAACTGAAGGAAAAGCGCGGCGTCACGCTCGACTCGTATCTCTTCGATGACGGGTGGGATGGGCATCATTCTCTGTGGAAGTTCAACGCCGGCTTCCCTGACGGCTTCACGCCGGTGAAGCAGGCGGCCGAGAAGTACGGCGCCGAGCCGGGCGTGTGGATGTCGCCGTGGGGCGGCTACGGGAAGGCCAAGCAGGAGCGTATTGAATTCGGTAAGTCGCAGGGATATGAGATTGTCGCGGGTGGATACGCGCTCTCCGGGCCGAAGTACTATGCGGCCTTCCGCGATGTGGCGCTCGACATGATGCGCACGTACGGCGTGAACCAGTTCAAATTCGACGGCACCGGGAATGTCGACTCGGTGTTCCCGGGCAGCCAGTTCGACAGCGACTTTTCGGCCGCCATTCATCTGATCGACGAGTTGCGCGCGGCCAAGCCTGACGTGTTCATCAATTTGACCACGGGAACATGGCCGTCGCCATTCTGGCTGCGGTATGCCGACTCGACTTGGCGCGGCGGGGATGATGACAATGCCACCGGAGTGGGGCCCTATCGGGAGCGCTGGATCACGTATCGCGACGCTGAGACGTATCAGAACATCGTGCAAGGCGGCCCGCTCTACCCGCTCAATTCGCTGATGCTGCACGGCATCATCTATGCGAAGCAGCATCCGCATCTAAACAAGGACCTGGATAACCGTTTCCGGAACGAGGTGCGGTCGTATTTTGGCACCGGGACTCAACTGCAGGAGATGTACATCACGCCGGAGCTTCTGACAGATCAGAACTGGGACGACTTGGCCGAGGCTGCGAAGTGGGCGCGCGACCGGCAGGAGGTGCTGAAAGACACGCACTGGGTGGGGGGCAATCCCGCGTGGCTCGAGGTCTACGGCTGGGCTGCGTGGACTCCGGCGAGGGCGACGCTGGTGCTGCGCAATCCGAGCGACAAGCCCCAAAGCATTAAGCTGAAGCTGGCGGATGTTTTCGAGCTCCCCGCCGGCGCCGCGCAGAACTACACGGCCAAGAGCCCGTGGAAGAGCGATGCGGCCCGGCCCGCCATGGACTTGAATGCGCGGGCGGAGCATGAGTATCGCCTGGAACCCTTTGAAGTGCTCACGCTGGATATGACCGCACGGTAA
- a CDS encoding glycoside hydrolase family 52 protein: protein MTKPATLNCHVGFNAQHSPMGAFMSFTCGNFGTRGGIGLQIGQPGDQEVFIGFKDGDRYSDATLKCLPFYTAAVDRSADAFLVEQAGPAEQNVKPDAVAFTEKEIARAYGWASDRWVADGLSFTVYSPFGAIPDPAVDDEQRMREGLLPAVIARLELDNTAGKETKTAMFALNHARTGSRILNDDLGSGRVAWAFRREAGGAAELRDFTSSEEGSKIDAEPFIFMRWSASDGVRERYNPVHLLGSCPGFGFEVPAGKKYGITIALGSYLEGFQTNGLDGRYLYTRYFKGLGDVLKMALDNSAKMIASAEALDSKLAGTALSEDQKFMISHATHSYYGSTQLLEIGELPFWVVNEGEYCMMNTLDLSVDHVFWELEHNPWLVRNLLDNFVRLYSYNDEVKVYKSEFAPSTETMQMDPSQTPPPPDEAQLKRPYETKPGGISFCHDMGAHNNFSPKGRSSYELANLTGCFSYMTVEQLCNWSLTAGCYVAKTRDLEWLKANKTVVDACLASMIHRSGDVGFAQFDSTRCIGGQEITTYDSLDHSLAQTRNNVYIAVKSWGTYKALALMFRELGDAASQAKCEELAAKVAAVVADQAVDGVLPAIFEKSNPGYGSRILPAIEGCMYPLYFVNTGFAGCTLDQVYSSPAEKRMFDVLEEHTRNLLLDPERRNLFADGGIKLSSTSNNSWMSKISIFMHVTRKVFHLDEDPRVAEVLRNADAAHVKWQTEGSSYWACCDQIVSGEGKASRYYPRIITSALWME, encoded by the coding sequence GTGACCAAACCTGCGACCCTGAACTGCCATGTCGGCTTCAATGCACAGCATTCGCCCATGGGCGCGTTCATGAGCTTTACCTGCGGAAACTTCGGGACGCGCGGCGGCATTGGGCTGCAGATTGGGCAGCCGGGCGACCAGGAGGTCTTTATCGGCTTCAAGGACGGCGACCGGTACTCCGATGCGACGCTGAAGTGCCTGCCGTTCTATACGGCTGCTGTAGACCGCTCGGCCGATGCGTTCCTGGTTGAGCAGGCCGGCCCCGCGGAACAGAATGTGAAGCCGGATGCGGTGGCGTTCACCGAGAAGGAGATTGCGCGCGCTTACGGATGGGCGAGCGACCGCTGGGTTGCCGATGGGCTGAGCTTCACGGTGTATTCGCCGTTTGGGGCGATTCCTGATCCCGCGGTGGATGATGAGCAGCGGATGCGCGAGGGACTGCTGCCCGCGGTGATTGCGCGGCTGGAACTCGACAATACGGCTGGCAAGGAAACGAAGACTGCGATGTTTGCGCTAAATCATGCGCGGACGGGCAGCCGGATTCTTAATGACGATCTGGGCAGCGGGCGTGTGGCCTGGGCTTTCCGCCGCGAGGCGGGTGGGGCGGCCGAGCTGCGGGATTTCACATCGTCAGAAGAAGGCTCAAAGATTGATGCGGAGCCGTTCATCTTCATGCGCTGGTCGGCGAGTGACGGCGTGCGGGAGCGCTACAACCCGGTGCACCTGCTGGGGTCGTGCCCGGGATTCGGATTCGAAGTTCCGGCGGGCAAGAAGTACGGCATCACAATCGCGCTCGGGTCGTATCTTGAGGGCTTCCAGACGAACGGGCTGGATGGGCGCTATCTGTATACCCGCTATTTCAAGGGACTGGGCGATGTGCTGAAGATGGCACTGGACAATTCGGCGAAGATGATTGCCTCGGCGGAAGCGCTCGACAGCAAGCTCGCAGGCACGGCACTCTCGGAAGATCAGAAATTCATGATTTCGCACGCGACGCACAGCTATTACGGCAGCACGCAGTTGCTCGAAATTGGCGAGCTGCCGTTCTGGGTGGTGAACGAAGGCGAGTACTGCATGATGAACACGCTCGATCTGTCGGTGGATCACGTGTTCTGGGAGCTCGAGCACAATCCGTGGCTGGTGCGGAATCTGTTGGACAACTTCGTACGCCTCTACAGCTACAACGACGAGGTGAAGGTCTACAAGTCAGAGTTTGCGCCTTCGACCGAGACGATGCAGATGGATCCCTCGCAGACGCCGCCTCCGCCGGATGAGGCACAGCTCAAGCGTCCTTACGAAACGAAGCCCGGCGGCATCAGCTTCTGCCATGACATGGGCGCGCACAATAACTTCTCGCCCAAGGGCCGCAGCAGCTACGAGCTTGCGAACCTGACGGGATGTTTCAGCTACATGACGGTGGAGCAGCTCTGCAACTGGTCGCTCACCGCCGGTTGTTACGTCGCCAAGACACGCGACCTTGAGTGGCTGAAGGCGAACAAGACGGTGGTGGATGCGTGCCTGGCGAGCATGATTCATCGCAGCGGCGACGTGGGCTTTGCGCAGTTCGACAGCACACGCTGCATCGGCGGGCAGGAGATCACGACGTACGACTCGCTGGACCACTCGCTGGCGCAGACGCGGAATAACGTCTATATCGCTGTGAAGTCGTGGGGAACGTACAAGGCTCTGGCGCTCATGTTCCGCGAGCTAGGCGATGCGGCGAGCCAGGCGAAGTGCGAAGAGCTGGCTGCCAAGGTGGCCGCCGTGGTTGCGGACCAGGCTGTAGACGGCGTGCTTCCGGCAATCTTCGAGAAGTCGAACCCCGGATACGGCTCGCGCATTCTGCCCGCCATCGAGGGCTGCATGTATCCGCTGTACTTTGTGAACACCGGGTTTGCGGGCTGCACGCTGGACCAGGTCTACAGCTCGCCTGCGGAGAAGCGCATGTTCGATGTGCTGGAAGAGCACACACGCAATCTGCTGCTCGATCCGGAGCGGCGCAATCTGTTTGCGGATGGCGGGATCAAGCTGTCGTCGACCAGCAACAACTCGTGGATGAGCAAGATCTCGATCTTCATGCACGTGACGCGCAAGGTCTTCCACCTGGACGAGGACCCGAGGGTGGCCGAGGTGCTGCGCAACGCCGATGCCGCGCATGTGAAGTGGCAGACCGAGGGCAGCTCGTACTGGGCATGCTGCGATCAGATCGTTTCGGGTGAAGGCAAGGCAAGCCGCTACTATCCGCGCATCATCACAAGCGCGCTGTGGATGGAGTAG
- a CDS encoding Bax inhibitor-1/YccA family protein: protein MPLLKTSNPALGENTFRNAGGGYGGGLIDATARMTLSGTVNKTGLLLILAFASGAWTWFKYLSAGNPGAVGGLMMLGVFGGFICAMVTIFKKEWAPVTAPLYALMEGLFLGGISAMFDQRYPGIAIQAVGLTFGTLLALLLAYSARIIKVTQKFALGIVAATGGIALFYFAQMILGFFHIQFLSSVNGSGTIGILFSLFVVAIAALNLVLDFDFIERGVNYGAPKYMEWYGAFGIMVTLVWLYLEILRLLAKTRSRD, encoded by the coding sequence ATGCCTTTGTTGAAGACCTCGAATCCGGCCCTTGGTGAGAACACATTCCGCAACGCCGGCGGCGGCTACGGCGGCGGACTGATCGACGCGACAGCGCGGATGACCCTCAGCGGCACAGTGAACAAGACCGGGCTGCTGCTGATTCTGGCGTTCGCCTCGGGAGCGTGGACGTGGTTTAAGTACCTTTCCGCTGGAAATCCGGGCGCAGTTGGTGGGCTGATGATGCTGGGCGTCTTCGGCGGGTTTATCTGCGCCATGGTCACCATCTTCAAGAAGGAATGGGCGCCGGTGACCGCGCCGCTCTACGCGCTCATGGAAGGCCTGTTTCTGGGCGGCATCTCGGCCATGTTCGATCAGCGCTACCCGGGCATCGCGATCCAGGCAGTGGGCCTGACGTTCGGAACATTGTTGGCGCTCCTGCTGGCTTACAGCGCACGCATCATCAAGGTGACGCAGAAGTTCGCGCTAGGTATTGTCGCGGCGACGGGCGGCATCGCGCTGTTCTACTTCGCGCAGATGATCCTGGGCTTCTTCCACATCCAGTTCCTCTCGAGTGTGAACGGCTCGGGGACGATCGGCATCCTGTTCAGCCTGTTCGTCGTTGCCATTGCCGCTCTGAACCTGGTGCTCGACTTCGACTTCATCGAGCGCGGCGTGAACTACGGTGCGCCCAAGTACATGGAGTGGTACGGCGCGTTCGGCATCATGGTTACCCTGGTGTGGCTGTACCTGGAGATTCTGCGGCTGCTGGCCAAGACGCGCAGCCGCGACTAA
- a CDS encoding phosphotransferase enzyme family protein: protein MSAETANEAPAHEAGAVLADVAGKFQIAGAFRAAEPFGNGLIHRSYLVTADSGARYILQRVNTRVFSQPVALMENIDRVTAHLSKLAAQAGRRALQLVPALEGRSWCVDSAGIYWRMYRYIDNTRTAEQIESAEQCFTVARAFGDFQLQLASLPLPRLHDTIPGFHDTPNRIRTLERAIAADAAGRVKLAGPEIDFVNARLALARVLLDRDMPERVTHNDTKINNVLLDAGTGEAVCVIDLDTVMPGLAVYDFGDMVRTATCQAAEDERDLGKVHARFDYFEALARGYLAGAGEMLTRDEKESVTAAGKLITFEQGVRFLTDYLGGDTYYPVSRDSHNLDRTRTQFRLLESIEAQERLMEQVVQSLI, encoded by the coding sequence ATGAGCGCCGAGACAGCCAACGAGGCGCCGGCTCACGAGGCCGGCGCTGTTCTCGCCGATGTCGCCGGCAAGTTTCAGATCGCCGGCGCTTTCCGAGCTGCCGAACCCTTCGGCAATGGTCTGATACATCGCTCATACCTTGTTACGGCTGATTCGGGCGCGCGATACATCTTGCAGCGCGTGAACACGCGCGTGTTTTCGCAGCCTGTGGCGCTGATGGAAAACATCGACCGCGTCACGGCGCACTTATCCAAACTCGCCGCACAGGCAGGCAGGCGGGCGCTCCAACTCGTGCCTGCACTCGAGGGGCGCTCGTGGTGCGTGGATTCTGCGGGCATCTACTGGCGGATGTATCGGTACATCGACAACACACGTACAGCGGAGCAGATTGAGAGCGCGGAGCAGTGCTTCACGGTGGCGCGCGCGTTCGGCGATTTTCAACTTCAGCTCGCTTCCCTTCCCTTGCCGCGTCTGCACGACACCATTCCGGGCTTTCACGACACGCCGAATCGCATCCGCACTTTGGAGCGGGCGATTGCCGCCGATGCTGCCGGTCGCGTGAAACTCGCGGGGCCGGAGATCGATTTCGTGAACGCGCGTCTGGCGTTGGCGCGAGTGCTTCTGGATCGGGACATGCCCGAACGCGTTACGCACAACGACACCAAAATCAATAATGTTCTGCTGGATGCCGGGACGGGCGAGGCGGTCTGCGTGATTGATCTCGATACGGTGATGCCGGGGCTGGCTGTGTATGACTTTGGCGACATGGTGCGTACGGCGACCTGCCAGGCGGCCGAGGACGAGCGGGACCTCGGCAAGGTTCACGCGCGCTTCGACTACTTCGAGGCGCTCGCGCGCGGGTACCTGGCGGGCGCTGGTGAGATGCTCACACGAGATGAGAAGGAGTCGGTCACGGCGGCGGGAAAGCTAATCACGTTCGAGCAGGGGGTCCGCTTCCTCACGGACTATCTGGGAGGCGACACGTACTATCCCGTTTCCCGCGACAGCCACAATCTGGATCGCACGCGGACGCAGTTCCGGCTGCTTGAATCAATCGAGGCCCAGGAACGTCTAATGGAACAGGTGGTTCAGTCACTCATATAA
- a CDS encoding nucleotidyltransferase family protein, which produces MMQAPTLLVMAAGMGSRYGGLKQIDPVGPAGETIIDYSIYDAMRAGFGKLVFVIRKDIEEPFKETVGARFEKRIQVEYAFQELDKLPAGFTVPEGRTKPWGTTQAVLMAEDLIHEPFAVINADDFYGAESYQVLADHLKSGTADYSMVGFILRNTLSDFGSVARGVCRVSSDNFLQRIEELTNIERDGNGAKNTSPDGTVTKLSGDEPVSMNYWGFTPQIFPQIRQVFERFLEKNGKEMKAESYIPMAVGELVSDGEAKVKVLQSRDPWFGVTYREDRPRVVDSIRALVDAGKYPNPLWS; this is translated from the coding sequence ATGATGCAAGCACCTACTCTTCTTGTGATGGCGGCCGGCATGGGCAGCCGCTACGGTGGACTGAAGCAGATTGATCCTGTCGGTCCCGCAGGTGAAACCATCATCGATTACTCGATCTACGATGCGATGCGCGCCGGATTCGGCAAGCTGGTCTTCGTGATTCGCAAAGATATCGAAGAGCCGTTTAAAGAAACGGTCGGCGCGCGGTTTGAGAAGCGCATCCAGGTTGAGTACGCCTTCCAGGAGCTCGACAAACTGCCTGCCGGCTTTACGGTGCCTGAAGGCCGCACCAAGCCCTGGGGGACCACCCAGGCGGTGCTGATGGCGGAGGACCTGATCCACGAGCCGTTCGCTGTGATCAATGCTGACGACTTCTACGGCGCCGAGAGCTACCAGGTGCTGGCCGATCATCTGAAGTCCGGCACAGCTGACTACTCCATGGTGGGCTTCATCCTGCGGAACACGCTTTCCGATTTCGGCTCGGTGGCTCGCGGCGTGTGCCGCGTGAGCTCTGACAATTTCCTGCAGCGCATTGAGGAGCTGACCAACATTGAGCGCGACGGCAACGGCGCGAAGAATACCTCTCCCGATGGCACCGTGACGAAGCTCAGCGGTGACGAGCCGGTCTCAATGAACTACTGGGGGTTCACTCCGCAGATCTTCCCGCAGATCCGCCAGGTCTTCGAGCGCTTCCTTGAGAAGAACGGCAAGGAGATGAAGGCGGAGAGCTACATCCCGATGGCGGTGGGCGAGTTGGTTTCTGATGGAGAGGCGAAGGTCAAGGTGCTGCAGTCGCGCGATCCGTGGTTCGGCGTGACTTATCGCGAGGATCGGCCGCGCGTGGTCGACAGCATTCGCGCGCTGGTGGATGCGGGCAAGTATCCGAATCCGCTGTGGTCATGA
- a CDS encoding MFS transporter: MSSNSGKLSFSEKFGYGLGDMAANFIFQAMLALQVDFYTDTFGLTPAQAGTMFLVIGLGMAFLNPVMGVIADRTNTRSGRFRPWLLWTAVPFGVIGILTFTTPNLSMGGKLAYAWVTYLLLRLVYTVNNVPYASLNGVMTDDPNERNSIATYRQFFANLAGFIVQALAIPMVKYLGHGSRSRGYQLTMGSFLGVSIIFFLIAFAVSKERIQPDPKQKSSVSQDLSDLMKNGPWIALFLATVFYFTALVLRGNVMLPYFKYCAGNEILFSWFNGFGLASLLVGVTCSTALTKRLGKKTVFFWSMLLVGICAIALFFLPASATVAIIALEVVRQFLFGCSGPVLWSMMGDVADFGEWKTGRRATGTVTSAVVFALWVGLAIGAAVAGWLLSLYGYQSNAVQTEHALLGIRLTASVYSGAAFLAAAVSLLFYGIDRNLNLTISQDLAERRKSFSA, translated from the coding sequence ATGAGCAGCAACAGCGGAAAACTCTCATTCTCAGAGAAGTTTGGCTACGGCCTGGGCGACATGGCGGCCAACTTCATCTTTCAGGCCATGCTGGCCCTGCAGGTGGACTTCTACACCGACACCTTCGGCCTCACCCCCGCCCAGGCCGGAACCATGTTCCTAGTCATCGGCCTCGGAATGGCCTTCCTCAATCCAGTCATGGGCGTCATCGCCGACCGCACCAATACCCGCTCCGGCCGCTTCCGCCCCTGGCTGCTTTGGACCGCCGTGCCCTTCGGCGTCATCGGCATCCTCACCTTTACCACGCCCAACCTCAGCATGGGCGGCAAGCTCGCTTACGCCTGGGTTACCTACCTGCTTCTGCGACTCGTCTACACGGTTAACAACGTGCCCTATGCCTCGCTCAACGGCGTCATGACCGACGATCCCAACGAGCGCAACAGCATCGCCACTTACCGCCAGTTCTTCGCCAACCTCGCTGGTTTCATCGTTCAAGCGCTCGCCATCCCGATGGTCAAGTACCTCGGCCACGGCAGCCGGTCGCGCGGCTATCAGCTCACCATGGGCAGCTTCCTCGGCGTCAGCATCATCTTCTTCCTCATCGCCTTCGCCGTCTCCAAGGAGCGCATTCAGCCCGATCCCAAGCAGAAGTCTTCAGTTTCCCAAGACCTTTCCGACCTGATGAAGAACGGCCCGTGGATCGCCCTTTTCCTGGCGACGGTTTTCTACTTCACCGCCCTCGTGCTCCGCGGCAACGTCATGTTGCCCTACTTCAAATACTGCGCCGGCAACGAGATCCTCTTCAGCTGGTTCAACGGCTTCGGACTGGCCTCTCTGCTCGTCGGCGTCACCTGCTCCACCGCGCTCACCAAAAGACTCGGCAAGAAGACGGTCTTCTTCTGGAGCATGCTGCTGGTCGGTATTTGCGCCATTGCGCTCTTCTTCCTGCCCGCCTCGGCGACCGTTGCCATCATTGCGCTGGAAGTGGTGCGCCAGTTCCTCTTCGGCTGCTCCGGTCCGGTGCTCTGGTCCATGATGGGCGACGTGGCCGACTTCGGCGAATGGAAGACAGGCCGCCGGGCCACGGGCACCGTAACGTCCGCTGTGGTCTTCGCCCTCTGGGTAGGACTGGCCATTGGCGCTGCCGTCGCCGGCTGGCTGCTCTCGCTCTACGGCTATCAATCGAACGCCGTTCAGACCGAGCATGCGCTGCTCGGCATCCGCCTCACCGCGTCCGTCTACTCCGGCGCAGCGTTCCTTGCCGCAGCCGTAAGCCTGCTCTTCTATGGCATCGATAGGAACCTGAACCTCACCATCTCGCAAGACTTGGCCGAACGCCGCAAAAGCTTTTCTGCATAA
- a CDS encoding endo-1,4-beta-xylanase, whose amino-acid sequence MPKYRNLLIASTACLFSLAAVAQAPAPTTLKDAFHGGFVVGAAINTAQITGKDVEGDKLIVEQFNSISPENVMKWEVIHPKPDAYDFTMADKYVDFGIKHHLFIVGHTLCWHAQTPAWVFKDDKGNPITRDALLQRLHDHIATVVGRYKGKIGSWDVVNEALNEDGTLRQSPWMKIIGEDYIVKAFQYTHEADPSVQLTYNDYNLETPAKRKGAIEIVKKLKAAGVPVAIVGNQAHLHLDGATAADEDAMVTELAAAGVKVAITELDIDVLPSAWGHTADVSLNIKENPKLNPYPNGLPEDVQQQLAKRYADLFAVWWKHRDAVTRVTLWGVTDAGSWLNNWPVRGRTSYPLLFDREGKPKLAFKEVAAVPAR is encoded by the coding sequence ATGCCGAAGTACCGCAATCTACTCATAGCTTCAACCGCATGCTTGTTCAGTTTGGCCGCCGTCGCCCAGGCTCCTGCACCAACCACGCTCAAGGATGCTTTCCACGGCGGGTTCGTAGTGGGTGCCGCCATCAACACGGCCCAGATCACCGGCAAAGACGTTGAGGGCGACAAGCTCATTGTCGAGCAGTTCAACTCCATCTCGCCTGAGAACGTGATGAAGTGGGAGGTAATTCATCCCAAGCCCGATGCGTACGACTTCACCATGGCCGACAAGTATGTCGACTTCGGCATAAAGCATCACCTGTTCATCGTGGGCCACACCCTCTGCTGGCACGCGCAAACGCCCGCCTGGGTCTTCAAGGATGACAAGGGCAATCCGATCACCCGCGACGCGCTGCTCCAGCGGCTCCATGACCACATCGCTACCGTCGTGGGCCGCTACAAGGGCAAGATCGGCAGCTGGGACGTTGTGAACGAAGCCCTCAATGAAGACGGCACGCTCCGCCAGTCGCCCTGGATGAAGATCATCGGCGAAGATTACATCGTGAAGGCGTTCCAGTATACCCACGAAGCCGACCCCAGCGTCCAGCTCACCTATAACGACTACAACCTCGAAACTCCCGCCAAGCGCAAGGGCGCCATTGAGATCGTGAAGAAGCTCAAGGCAGCGGGAGTTCCCGTCGCCATCGTCGGCAATCAGGCGCACCTGCACCTCGACGGCGCAACCGCGGCCGACGAAGATGCCATGGTCACGGAACTCGCCGCCGCCGGCGTCAAAGTCGCCATCACCGAGCTCGATATCGACGTGCTGCCCTCCGCCTGGGGACACACCGCCGACGTTTCTCTCAACATCAAAGAAAATCCCAAGCTTAACCCCTATCCCAACGGATTGCCCGAAGACGTCCAGCAGCAACTCGCAAAGCGCTACGCCGACCTCTTCGCCGTCTGGTGGAAGCACCGCGATGCCGTAACCCGCGTCACTCTGTGGGGCGTCACCGACGCCGGATCATGGCTCAACAACTGGCCGGTCCGCGGGCGCACCTCCTATCCGCTCCTCTTCGACCGCGAAGGCAAGCCCAAGCTCGCCTTCAAAGAAGTAGCAGCCGTCCCCGCACGCTAG
- a CDS encoding DeoR/GlpR family DNA-binding transcription regulator: MSESITRRSEQIVKYLLRSGSATIEELLAVAGSSAPSIRRDLARLEARGLIRRTHGGAELVEPLLYEPFRYDSSFLAREQRHADEKRRIGLAAAELIEAGETVGLSAGTTTTHIGRSLRHRDQIQVVTNAINIGMELCNQTAIRTYLTGGVVLWAWSFALCGNAALNFLENMYMDKVFLSVTGFDAERGATSLEADEALVYRKMIKQSKSVIIAADSSKLGKVSPAFICPANEVQVLITDSGATQEAVTPFEKLGIKVVRV, translated from the coding sequence ATGTCCGAATCGATAACTCGCCGTTCCGAGCAAATCGTGAAGTACCTGCTTCGCTCCGGATCGGCGACGATCGAGGAGTTGCTGGCCGTCGCGGGATCGTCCGCGCCAAGCATCCGCCGCGATCTCGCGCGTCTTGAGGCGCGCGGTCTCATCCGCCGCACCCACGGGGGTGCGGAGCTGGTAGAGCCCCTGCTCTACGAGCCCTTCCGCTATGACAGCTCATTTCTCGCCCGAGAGCAGCGCCATGCAGACGAAAAGCGCCGCATCGGCCTCGCGGCAGCCGAGCTGATTGAGGCAGGCGAAACCGTGGGCCTCTCGGCCGGCACCACCACAACGCACATCGGCCGCAGCCTGCGCCATCGCGACCAGATCCAGGTGGTGACCAACGCCATCAACATCGGCATGGAGCTCTGCAACCAGACCGCCATCCGCACTTACCTGACCGGTGGCGTAGTTCTGTGGGCGTGGTCCTTCGCGCTCTGCGGAAACGCCGCGCTCAACTTCCTTGAAAACATGTACATGGACAAGGTCTTCCTCAGCGTCACCGGCTTCGACGCTGAACGCGGAGCCACCTCGCTGGAGGCGGACGAAGCTCTCGTCTATCGCAAGATGATCAAGCAGTCCAAGTCCGTGATCATCGCGGCCGACTCAAGCAAGCTTGGCAAAGTCAGCCCCGCGTTTATCTGTCCGGCGAATGAGGTTCAGGTGCTGATCACAGATTCAGGAGCCACGCAGGAAGCCGTGACTCCCTTCGAAAAGCTTGGAATCAAGGTCGTCCGCGTCTAA